The window ATTGCGGGCCGCCGGGGAATTCAGTCCATTGCACGTCCACGCCTTGGGCGGCGAGGCGTTTTTCCAAGGTACCTTTGGCTTTGAGCAGCACCAGGGTGCCGTATTTTTGATAGCCGATTCGAAGCGTCTCGGCTTGAACTTGAGTAATGGCGCCGAAGGTGACAGCCGCAGCAAACAGAGCGACCAGACCACGACGCAAAATGACAGTGCGCATGGCGCTCTCCTTTTTGCAGTTGGGTTTTGGCTGCACCTGCTTGGCCGTTGGCGGCTGAGTAAGGTGAGTATTTCAAATTCAGGTGTGGCTTGAGTGCTGGCTTAAATGCTCCAGCGAGCACTCAACAAACGTTCATTCAAGAGGTTCGGATCGATCGGCTTGGGCCGTCGGGCCATGGCGCTGAAAAACAGCTCCAGCGATTCATTCAGTCGTTCTTCCAGCTCCGGTGCCAACTGCGCCTGGGCGCTGCCTTCGCCATAAGCGATCTGGCTGTCTACGGCGAAAATCCCGTGGAGCATCTCCTGGGCTTTCAACGCCGACAGCACCGGTTTGAGTGCATAGTCCACCGCCAACATGTGAGCGATGCTGCCGCCGGTGGCCATTGGCAACACCACTTTGTGGGCCAGGGCACGCTCGGGCAGCAGGTCCAATACAGTTTTCAGTGCGCCGGAGAACGACGCTTTGTAGACCGGCGTGGCGATCAGCAGGCCATCGGCGTTTTCAATCTGTTGCAGCAGGTCGATCACCTTCGGGCTGTCGAAGCGCGCATGCAGCAAATCCTCGGCCGGGAAGTCCCGCACCTGATAACTCACCACTTCCACACCTTGCTCCTGCAACCAGCGTTGAGAGCGTGCCAGCAGCACCCCGGAACGGGAGCGTTGGCTAGGACTGCCACCGAGTGAGACAACCAACATTCAGACGATTCCTTGAACGGTGT of the Pseudomonas frederiksbergensis genome contains:
- the ssuE gene encoding NADPH-dependent FMN reductase; this encodes MLVVSLGGSPSQRSRSGVLLARSQRWLQEQGVEVVSYQVRDFPAEDLLHARFDSPKVIDLLQQIENADGLLIATPVYKASFSGALKTVLDLLPERALAHKVVLPMATGGSIAHMLAVDYALKPVLSALKAQEMLHGIFAVDSQIAYGEGSAQAQLAPELEERLNESLELFFSAMARRPKPIDPNLLNERLLSARWSI